In Mytilus edulis chromosome 4, xbMytEdul2.2, whole genome shotgun sequence, the following proteins share a genomic window:
- the LOC139518421 gene encoding homeodomain-only protein-like, with protein MSHNIVAHLTPTNLLPRIRAEQENVLEGNFQRNRNPNDLDLTIISAEANLSEEDVKKWYQHRLACWRQQQGLPANSGSVKD; from the exons ATGTCACACAACATCGTGGCTCATCTAACCCCCACAAACTTACTCCCGAGAATACGTGCAGAACAGGAAAATGTATTAGAAGGAAACTTTCAAAGGAATAGAAATCCTAATGATTTGGATCTAACAATAATATCAGCAGAGGCTAATCTTTCTGAAGAAGACGTAAAG AAATGGTATCAACACAGATTAGCATGCTGGAGACAGCAACAAGGACTTCCGGCAAATAGTGGTTCTGTCAAGGACTGA